In Rana temporaria chromosome 3, aRanTem1.1, whole genome shotgun sequence, a single window of DNA contains:
- the LOC120930264 gene encoding uncharacterized protein LOC120930264 isoform X1: MAASHGMDFDPVMEAEVPEPSTAAAAAATHSTAPPSPKKKASRRAASSRKRNITWTHIECQVLVNETLPCWMQLCGPRSRETSPQWKLQKWEEISKKVEEMYHHRRDPAACRKKFSDIKRSIVRKRRQPGRGGKRVSLLPHEADLLSGIGEDEITQLQAHQDRIKAQRRQKRRAEELESSSSSPRSAIQSEGETQEEEAEAATPTYRIKAQRRQKRRAEELESSSSSPRSAIQSEGETQEEEAEAATTTSTEAEQEVEEICPGEAAGSAGDAQDGVQQPGASGPGNQDELIILDLHAVDEDLDASGLAHHSSSPAVSPAHHLHHPSAASPNQDIPIDAGASSTMQQPTPGHAHSPEPCKPLRRIVKCHCQERQLRRLSHSLALHNRQQMRQYMALERYQRATRRMVCENMRAINSTLECILTKLEGNQSL, translated from the exons ATGGCGGCATCCCACGGCATGGATTTCGACCCAGTCATGGAGGCTGAGGTACCTGAGCCTAGTACtgctgctgcagcagctgcaacaCATTCCACAGCCCCtccatcaccaaaaaaaaaagcttccaggagggctgcatccAGCAGGAAGCGTAACATTACCTGGACTCATATTGAGTGTCAGGTACTTGTGAATGAAACGCTTCCTTGCTGGATGCAGCTGTGTGGCCCCCGCTCCAGGGAGACTAGTCCGCAATGGAAATTGCAGAAGTGGGAGGAGATCTCCAAAAAGGTAGAGGAGATGTATCACCATCGGCGTGACCCGGCTGCCTGTCGTAAAAAATTCAGCGACATAAAACG atctaTTGTGCGCAAACGCAGACAGCCGGGGCGTGGAGGAAAACGGGTGTCTCTCCTGCCCCATGAGGCAGACCTTTTATCGGGGATAGGGGAGGATGAGATCACCCAGCTCCAGGCTCATCAAG ATCGTATCAAGGCCCAGCGCCGCCAGAAGCGGAGGGCGGAGGAGCTGGAGTCCTCCTCTTCATCACCAAGAA gtGCCATCCAGTCAGAGGGGGAgacgcaggaggaggaggctgaGGCGGCAACGCCCACAT ATCGTATCAAGGCCCAGCGCCGCCAGAAGCGGAGGGCGGAGGAGCTGGAGTCCTCCTCTTCATCACCAAGAA gtGCCATCCAGTCAGAGGGGGAgacgcaggaggaggaggctgaGGCGGCAACGACCACAT CTACTGAGGCTGAGCAGGAGGTGGAAGAGATCTGCCCTGGAGAAGCTGCTGGCAGTGCTGGGGATGCTCAAGATGGTGTCCAACAGCCAGGCGCGTCAGGTCCAGGGA ATCAAGATGAATTAATCATTCTTGATTTACATGCAGTGGACGAAGACCTGGACGCGTCTGGTTTGGCTCACCATTCTTCCTCCCCAGCAGTTTCTCCAGCGCATCATCTCCATCACCCTTCAGCAGCATCCCCCAACCAGGACATACCCATTGACGCGGGCGCGTCCTCCACAATGCAGCAGCCTACTCCAGGACACGCGCACTCTCCAGAGCCATGCAAGCCTCTGCGGCGCATTGTGAAGTGCCACTGTCAAGAAAGACAGTTAAGGAGGCTGTCTCACTCCTTGGCCCTCCACAATCGCCAGCAGATGCGGCAATATATGGCTCTGGAGAGGTACCAACGGGCAACGAGGAGGATGGTGTGTGAGAATATGAGAGCCATAAACTCCACACTTGAATGCATACTGACCAAGTTGGAAGGAAACCaaagtttgtaa
- the LOC120930264 gene encoding uncharacterized protein LOC120930264 isoform X2: MAASHGMDFDPVMEAEVPEPSTAAAAAATHSTAPPSPKKKASRRAASSRKRNITWTHIECQVLVNETLPCWMQLCGPRSRETSPQWKLQKWEEISKKVEEMYHHRRDPAACRKKFSDIKRSIVRKRRQPGRGGKRVSLLPHEADLLSGIGEDEITQLQAHQDRIKAQRRQKRRAEELESSSSSPRSAIQSEGETQEEEAEAATPTSTEAEQEVEEICPGEAAGSAGDAQDGVQQPGASGPGNQDELIILDLHAVDEDLDASGLAHHSSSPAVSPAHHLHHPSAASPNQDIPIDAGASSTMQQPTPGHAHSPEPCKPLRRIVKCHCQERQLRRLSHSLALHNRQQMRQYMALERYQRATRRMVCENMRAINSTLECILTKLEGNQSL, encoded by the exons ATGGCGGCATCCCACGGCATGGATTTCGACCCAGTCATGGAGGCTGAGGTACCTGAGCCTAGTACtgctgctgcagcagctgcaacaCATTCCACAGCCCCtccatcaccaaaaaaaaaagcttccaggagggctgcatccAGCAGGAAGCGTAACATTACCTGGACTCATATTGAGTGTCAGGTACTTGTGAATGAAACGCTTCCTTGCTGGATGCAGCTGTGTGGCCCCCGCTCCAGGGAGACTAGTCCGCAATGGAAATTGCAGAAGTGGGAGGAGATCTCCAAAAAGGTAGAGGAGATGTATCACCATCGGCGTGACCCGGCTGCCTGTCGTAAAAAATTCAGCGACATAAAACG atctaTTGTGCGCAAACGCAGACAGCCGGGGCGTGGAGGAAAACGGGTGTCTCTCCTGCCCCATGAGGCAGACCTTTTATCGGGGATAGGGGAGGATGAGATCACCCAGCTCCAGGCTCATCAAG ATCGTATCAAGGCCCAGCGCCGCCAGAAGCGGAGGGCGGAGGAGCTGGAGTCCTCCTCTTCATCACCAAGAA gtGCCATCCAGTCAGAGGGGGAgacgcaggaggaggaggctgaGGCGGCAACGCCCACAT CTACTGAGGCTGAGCAGGAGGTGGAAGAGATCTGCCCTGGAGAAGCTGCTGGCAGTGCTGGGGATGCTCAAGATGGTGTCCAACAGCCAGGCGCGTCAGGTCCAGGGA ATCAAGATGAATTAATCATTCTTGATTTACATGCAGTGGACGAAGACCTGGACGCGTCTGGTTTGGCTCACCATTCTTCCTCCCCAGCAGTTTCTCCAGCGCATCATCTCCATCACCCTTCAGCAGCATCCCCCAACCAGGACATACCCATTGACGCGGGCGCGTCCTCCACAATGCAGCAGCCTACTCCAGGACACGCGCACTCTCCAGAGCCATGCAAGCCTCTGCGGCGCATTGTGAAGTGCCACTGTCAAGAAAGACAGTTAAGGAGGCTGTCTCACTCCTTGGCCCTCCACAATCGCCAGCAGATGCGGCAATATATGGCTCTGGAGAGGTACCAACGGGCAACGAGGAGGATGGTGTGTGAGAATATGAGAGCCATAAACTCCACACTTGAATGCATACTGACCAAGTTGGAAGGAAACCaaagtttgtaa